From a single Planctellipticum variicoloris genomic region:
- a CDS encoding cytochrome c oxidase subunit I, with amino-acid sequence MSTLNPSLDHASPHGHAGHGHHELGFVRTYLFSTDHKMIGIQFLMTTLLMMLVGGLFALGVRWQLAWPWERMPFYGDKLFPGEGGQISPEAYTMLFTMHASVMTFLVVIPILGGAFGNLLIPLQIGAPDMAFPKLNMLSYWFFLPAIVCFGMATVIDGGAAAGWTSYPLLSVLRDAAPGSRDAQTWWLFGVTFVGVSSMMGSINYITTIINMRAPGMTLFRMPLTIWAMLITAILQAFALPVLTSAGLMQLSDRLLGTCFFIPAGVIVNNAAPTVGGGQPLLWQHLFWFYSHPAVYIMLLPAMGMVSDMLACMCRKPIFGYKPMVFSMATIAGLGFIVWGHHMYASGMNPALGMTFMVATIMIALPSAIKTFNWIGTMWGGRLQFNAVLLNCVAFVSMFVIGGLSGIFMAAVPVDVYIHDTYFIVAHFHYILFGSTLFGVFAAIQFWFPKFFGRMMNDTVAKCHFVLTFIGFNLTFFPMHLLGIAGMPRRYADYLHLPYLEHLGPMNQFMTYAAMLMGSAQILLIGNFFLSMFFGPKAGRNPWHANSLEWFAPSPPPHGNFDVPPIVYHGPYEYSSPLSGDKDYLPQTEYVPLAQRRQVDAH; translated from the coding sequence GTGAGCACACTCAATCCCAGTCTCGATCACGCCAGCCCGCACGGGCACGCGGGGCACGGACACCACGAACTCGGCTTCGTGCGGACGTATCTCTTTTCGACCGATCACAAGATGATCGGCATCCAGTTCCTCATGACCACCCTGCTCATGATGCTGGTCGGGGGACTCTTCGCGCTGGGCGTCCGCTGGCAGCTCGCCTGGCCCTGGGAGCGGATGCCGTTCTACGGCGACAAGCTCTTCCCCGGCGAAGGGGGCCAGATCTCCCCCGAAGCCTACACCATGCTCTTCACGATGCACGCTTCGGTGATGACCTTCCTCGTCGTGATCCCGATCCTGGGAGGCGCCTTCGGCAACCTGCTGATCCCGCTGCAGATCGGCGCGCCCGACATGGCCTTCCCCAAGCTCAATATGCTGAGCTACTGGTTCTTCCTGCCGGCCATCGTCTGCTTCGGCATGGCCACGGTGATCGACGGCGGCGCCGCCGCCGGCTGGACCTCCTATCCGCTCCTCTCCGTGTTAAGGGATGCCGCCCCCGGTTCCCGCGACGCCCAGACCTGGTGGCTCTTCGGCGTCACCTTTGTCGGCGTGTCGTCGATGATGGGCTCGATCAACTACATCACGACCATCATCAACATGCGCGCCCCCGGCATGACGCTGTTCCGCATGCCGCTGACGATCTGGGCCATGCTGATCACCGCCATCCTCCAGGCGTTCGCGCTGCCGGTGTTGACGTCGGCGGGACTGATGCAGCTCTCCGACCGCCTGCTGGGAACCTGCTTCTTTATCCCCGCCGGGGTCATCGTCAACAACGCCGCCCCGACCGTCGGCGGCGGTCAGCCCCTGCTCTGGCAGCACCTGTTCTGGTTCTACTCGCACCCCGCCGTCTACATCATGCTCCTCCCCGCAATGGGCATGGTCTCCGACATGCTCGCCTGCATGTGCCGCAAGCCGATCTTCGGCTACAAGCCGATGGTCTTCTCGATGGCGACCATCGCCGGGCTGGGCTTCATCGTCTGGGGCCACCACATGTACGCCAGCGGCATGAACCCCGCCCTCGGCATGACGTTCATGGTCGCCACCATCATGATCGCCCTCCCCTCCGCGATTAAGACGTTCAACTGGATCGGCACCATGTGGGGCGGCCGGCTGCAGTTCAACGCCGTACTCCTCAACTGCGTGGCCTTCGTGTCGATGTTCGTCATCGGCGGCCTCAGCGGCATCTTCATGGCCGCGGTCCCCGTCGACGTCTACATCCACGACACCTACTTCATCGTCGCTCACTTCCACTACATTCTCTTCGGCTCGACGCTGTTCGGAGTGTTCGCGGCGATTCAGTTCTGGTTCCCGAAATTCTTCGGCAGGATGATGAACGACACCGTCGCCAAGTGCCACTTCGTGCTGACGTTCATCGGCTTCAATCTGACGTTCTTCCCCATGCACCTGCTGGGGATCGCGGGAATGCCCCGGCGCTATGCCGACTACCTGCATCTCCCCTACCTGGAACACCTGGGGCCGATGAATCAGTTCATGACGTACGCGGCGATGCTGATGGGATCGGCCCAGATTCTGCTGATCGGGAACTTTTTCCTGAGCATGTTCTTCGGGCCGAAAGCGGGGCGGAATCCGTGGCATGCCAATTCGCTGGAATGGTTCGCCCCGTCGCCGCCGCCGCACGGCAACTTCGACGTGCCGCCGATCGTGTACCACGGACCTTACGAATACAGTTCGCCGTTGTCGGGAGACAAAGACTACCTTCCTCAGACGGAATACGTGCCGCTGGCGCAGCGCCGGCAGGTCGACGCTCATTGA
- the coxB gene encoding cytochrome c oxidase subunit II, with protein MGGKLWALFFMLTALAALAATFAGPLLGVGFPGDGRAYTTIGVKIDSLFMLILWIVVVVFIGTQLALGYVLWKGAEAATTGRPAQFSHGNPTLEVIWTIIPAAILLFLAIYQMDVWAEYRIKTMIPKANEVVAEVTARQFEWRIRYPQAGKPLGLRPQPDDVHTVNDLRVPVGRSVSINLRTEDVQHSFFVPHLRIKQDAVPGKVIPVWFHVTKAGEYDLVCAELCGWGHYKMKARVLAMPEDEFQAWKKQIAVEQFTDGVTAAAPDSNQTPNTAE; from the coding sequence GTGGGCGGAAAACTCTGGGCACTCTTCTTCATGCTGACCGCGCTCGCGGCGCTCGCCGCGACGTTCGCGGGGCCGCTGCTGGGCGTCGGCTTTCCCGGCGACGGTCGGGCCTACACGACGATCGGCGTGAAGATCGACAGCCTGTTCATGCTGATCCTGTGGATTGTCGTGGTCGTCTTCATCGGCACTCAGCTCGCCCTGGGCTACGTCCTCTGGAAGGGGGCCGAGGCGGCCACGACCGGCAGGCCCGCCCAGTTCTCGCACGGCAATCCGACGCTCGAAGTCATCTGGACGATCATCCCCGCGGCGATCCTGCTCTTCCTGGCGATCTATCAGATGGACGTCTGGGCCGAATACCGCATCAAGACCATGATTCCCAAAGCGAACGAAGTCGTGGCGGAAGTGACCGCCCGTCAGTTCGAGTGGCGGATCCGCTACCCGCAGGCCGGGAAGCCGCTGGGACTGCGCCCGCAGCCCGACGACGTCCATACCGTCAACGATCTGCGCGTCCCCGTCGGCCGGTCGGTCTCGATCAATCTCCGGACCGAAGACGTCCAGCATTCGTTTTTCGTGCCGCATCTGCGGATCAAGCAGGACGCCGTGCCCGGCAAAGTCATTCCGGTCTGGTTTCACGTGACGAAAGCCGGGGAATACGACCTGGTCTGCGCGGAACTGTGCGGCTGGGGACACTACAAAATGAAAGCCCGCGTCCTGGCCATGCCCGAAGACGAGTTTCAGGCCTGGAAGAAACAGATCGCGGTCGAGCAGTTCACCGACGGTGTGACGGCCGCAGCACCGGACAGCAACCAGACCCCGAACACAGCCGAATAA